The Nocardia arthritidis genome has a window encoding:
- a CDS encoding MFS transporter, whose translation MTSPATLSAAPTATDPTRWSARLWGMLITLCIVLFLDGLDVSMIGVALPSIGTELGLTTSTLQWLVSGYVLGYGGLLLLGGRTADLLGRRKVFLIALAVFALASLAGGLVSSGPLLILTRFVKGLAAAFTAPTGLSIITTNFGEGPARNKALSIYTVFGAGGYSMGLLFGGLMTGVGWRWTFLLPVPIAIAALVAATFLVPKDEAAEEGGHDILGAVLSSAGMLLLVYTVVSAPQVGWGSLRTIGSFVLTAALFAGFVAVEKKVKYPLVRLGILRKSSLVRASLAIIAVGGSYFSWQFITTLYLQDTLHWSPLHLALALLPVGLLVVASAFVSDKLVDRFGTGPIIAVTMVVMAIGYLLFLRLDTAPSYLSMLLPAVLLIGIGWVGFPAINIQATSGIDDDEQGLAAGVLQTSMQVGAAIVLAVTTAIVTSGTHAETSPAAMLDTYRPGLEFAAGVSIVGALVALLAFAPKFRRQEAEKVAAEKELELVG comes from the coding sequence ATGACTTCACCAGCAACCCTCTCGGCCGCCCCGACGGCGACCGATCCGACCAGATGGTCCGCACGGCTCTGGGGCATGCTGATCACGCTCTGCATCGTTCTTTTCCTCGACGGCCTCGACGTTTCGATGATCGGCGTCGCGCTCCCCTCCATCGGCACCGAACTCGGACTCACCACCTCCACCCTGCAGTGGCTGGTCAGCGGCTACGTCCTCGGATACGGCGGACTGCTGCTGCTCGGCGGCCGCACCGCCGACCTGCTCGGCCGCCGCAAGGTCTTCCTGATCGCGCTCGCCGTCTTCGCGCTGGCCTCGCTGGCCGGTGGACTGGTCAGCTCCGGTCCGCTGCTGATCCTCACGCGCTTCGTGAAGGGTCTGGCCGCCGCGTTCACCGCGCCCACCGGCCTGTCCATCATCACCACCAACTTCGGTGAGGGCCCGGCCCGCAACAAGGCGCTGTCCATCTACACCGTATTCGGTGCGGGCGGCTACTCGATGGGCCTGCTGTTCGGCGGCCTGATGACCGGCGTCGGCTGGCGCTGGACCTTCCTGCTCCCGGTGCCGATCGCGATCGCCGCACTGGTCGCCGCCACCTTCCTGGTCCCCAAGGACGAGGCCGCCGAAGAGGGCGGACACGACATCCTCGGCGCGGTGCTGTCCAGCGCGGGCATGCTGCTGCTGGTCTACACCGTGGTCTCCGCGCCGCAGGTCGGCTGGGGTTCGCTGCGCACCATCGGCTCGTTCGTGCTGACGGCCGCGCTGTTCGCCGGCTTCGTCGCGGTGGAGAAGAAGGTGAAGTACCCGCTGGTGCGGCTCGGCATCCTGCGCAAGTCCTCGCTGGTGCGGGCCAGCCTCGCCATCATCGCGGTGGGCGGCTCCTACTTCAGCTGGCAGTTCATCACCACGCTCTACCTGCAGGACACCCTGCACTGGTCGCCGCTGCACCTGGCGCTCGCGCTACTGCCGGTGGGTCTGCTCGTCGTCGCATCGGCCTTCGTCTCCGACAAGCTGGTCGACCGCTTCGGCACCGGACCGATCATCGCCGTCACCATGGTCGTCATGGCCATCGGCTACCTGCTGTTCCTGCGGCTGGACACCGCGCCGTCGTACCTGTCGATGCTGCTGCCCGCGGTGCTGCTGATCGGCATCGGCTGGGTCGGCTTCCCGGCCATCAACATCCAGGCCACCAGCGGTATCGATGACGACGAGCAGGGTCTGGCGGCCGGCGTGCTGCAGACCTCGATGCAGGTCGGCGCGGCCATCGTGCTCGCGGTGACCACCGCCATCGTCACCTCGGGCACGCACGCAGAAACCTCGCCCGCGGCGATGCTGGACACCTACCGTCCCGGCTTGGAATTCGCGGCAGGCGTCTCCATCGTCGGTGCGCTGGTCGCGCTGCTGGCCTTCGCCCCGAAGTTCCGCAGGCAGGAGGCCGAAAAGGTCGCCGCCGAAAAGGAACTCGAACTCGTCGGCTGA
- a CDS encoding dTDP-4-dehydrorhamnose 3,5-epimerase family protein — translation MEFREMSVPGAWVITPRQFGDARGTFAETFKATEFEKVTGREFELCQVNLSVSAAGVLRGIHYTEDPPGQAKYVSCVRGAFLDVVVDLRPGSPTYGRWDSVILDDVDRRSIFLAEGLGHAILSLEDDSTVTYLCSLEYTPEFDREIDAFDPTLAIEWPTVGRDGKPLTFIRSAKDSAAPPFS, via the coding sequence ATGGAATTCCGTGAGATGTCCGTCCCCGGCGCCTGGGTGATCACCCCGCGCCAATTCGGGGACGCGCGTGGCACTTTCGCCGAAACGTTCAAGGCAACCGAATTCGAGAAGGTGACCGGGCGCGAGTTCGAGCTGTGCCAGGTGAATCTGTCGGTCTCCGCTGCGGGCGTGCTGCGCGGCATCCACTACACGGAAGATCCGCCGGGACAGGCGAAGTACGTGTCCTGTGTGCGCGGCGCCTTCCTCGATGTCGTGGTGGATCTGCGCCCCGGCTCGCCGACGTACGGGCGCTGGGACAGCGTGATTCTCGACGATGTCGACCGGCGTTCGATATTCCTGGCCGAGGGTTTGGGGCACGCGATCCTCTCCCTGGAGGACGACTCGACGGTGACCTACCTGTGTTCGCTGGAGTACACGCCCGAATTCGACAGGGAGATCGACGCTTTCGATCCGACGCTGGCCATCGAATGGCCGACCGTCGGCCGGGACGGTAAGCCGCTCACCTTCATCCGTTCGGCGAAAGACAGTGCCGCCCCGCCATTTTCGTGA